From Leptolyngbya sp. KIOST-1, one genomic window encodes:
- a CDS encoding calcium/sodium antiporter has product MTVAILLLIAGGGLLLVGAEALVRGAAKLAALMGISPLIIGLTIVAYGTSAPEMAVSVQSSLAGQGDIALGNVIGSNIFNVLVILGLSSLVAPLPVAQQLIRLDVPIMVGISTLLLFFSFDRLLQPTDGVILFIGGVIYTLFLIYQSRKETNAEVQSEYDREYGAAPLGRSTWAINLALMGAGLVALVLGSRLFVTGAVSIAQALGVSQLVIGLTIVAAGTSLPELATSAVATFRGERDIAVGNVVGSNIFNILTVLGVTAVTSGPGITIPNSVLYFDLPVMVAVALACLPIFLTGNVISRWEGVLFSGYYVAYVTYLILRAADHDQLGLFSQVMLLFVIPLTVITLVLVLLKSWPEQRRAAAEQDASLPSDPHSR; this is encoded by the coding sequence ATGACTGTTGCCATCCTATTGCTGATTGCCGGTGGCGGGCTTTTGTTGGTGGGGGCAGAGGCACTGGTGCGGGGGGCCGCCAAGCTGGCGGCGCTGATGGGCATTTCCCCCCTGATCATTGGCCTCACCATTGTGGCCTACGGCACCAGCGCTCCAGAGATGGCGGTGAGCGTGCAGTCGAGCCTGGCTGGGCAGGGCGACATTGCCCTGGGCAACGTCATCGGCAGCAATATCTTTAACGTGCTGGTGATCTTGGGCCTGTCATCCCTGGTGGCCCCGCTGCCGGTGGCGCAGCAGCTGATTCGGCTCGATGTGCCAATCATGGTGGGCATTTCGACGCTGCTGCTGTTTTTTTCTTTCGATCGCCTGCTGCAGCCCACCGACGGCGTTATTTTGTTCATTGGCGGGGTGATCTATACGCTGTTTTTGATCTACCAGAGCCGCAAAGAAACCAACGCCGAGGTGCAGTCGGAGTATGACCGGGAGTATGGCGCTGCCCCGTTGGGACGCTCAACCTGGGCCATCAACCTGGCCCTGATGGGGGCTGGGCTGGTGGCGCTGGTGCTGGGCTCCAGGCTGTTTGTTACCGGGGCGGTGAGCATTGCCCAGGCACTGGGGGTGAGTCAGCTGGTGATTGGCCTCACGATTGTGGCGGCGGGGACATCCCTACCGGAGCTGGCTACCTCGGCGGTGGCCACGTTTCGCGGCGAGCGAGACATCGCCGTGGGCAACGTGGTGGGCAGCAACATTTTCAATATTCTGACGGTGCTGGGGGTGACGGCGGTGACGTCGGGACCGGGTATCACCATTCCTAACTCGGTGCTGTACTTCGACCTGCCGGTGATGGTGGCGGTGGCGCTGGCCTGCCTGCCAATTTTTCTCACCGGCAATGTGATTTCGCGCTGGGAGGGGGTGCTGTTTAGCGGCTACTACGTGGCCTACGTCACTTACCTGATCCTGCGGGCGGCGGATCACGACCAGCTGGGCCTATTTAGCCAGGTCATGCTGCTGTTTGTCATTCCGCTGACGGTGATCACGCTGGTGCTGGTGTTGCTCAAGTCGTGGCCTGAGCAGCGGCGGGCGGCGGCAGAGCAGGACGCTAGCCTACCGAGCGATCCCCACTCCCGGTAG
- a CDS encoding Npun_F5749 family FMN-dependent PPOX-type flavoprotein — protein MSDSDPSLLKAAALAPWRSSLARALHRNRSRPYSRYFQLATVTAAGRPANRTVVFRDFLPHTNTLTVVTDQRSAKVADISAHPWAEVCWYFTHTREQFRLAGSIQVVGAADSPLAETRQAAWDALSDNARQQFYWPHPAQPRDPEADFSPPEIQPTPPAEFCLVLVAPNRVDHLELRGEPQNRTLYDRHSDGTWQVKAVNP, from the coding sequence ATGTCTGATTCTGATCCATCTCTGTTGAAAGCCGCCGCCCTGGCTCCCTGGCGAAGCTCCCTGGCGCGCGCCCTCCACCGCAACCGCAGCCGCCCCTACAGCCGCTACTTTCAGCTGGCGACCGTCACCGCCGCCGGACGTCCCGCCAACCGGACGGTGGTGTTTCGCGACTTTCTGCCCCACACCAACACCCTCACGGTAGTTACCGACCAGCGCAGCGCCAAGGTGGCCGATATTTCCGCCCACCCCTGGGCCGAGGTCTGCTGGTACTTCACCCACACCCGCGAGCAGTTTCGGCTGGCTGGCTCTATTCAGGTCGTCGGTGCCGCCGACAGCCCCCTGGCCGAGACCCGGCAAGCGGCCTGGGACGCTCTCTCTGACAACGCCCGCCAGCAGTTTTACTGGCCCCACCCGGCCCAGCCTCGCGATCCTGAGGCCGACTTTTCGCCCCCAGAAATTCAGCCGACGCCGCCCGCTGAATTTTGTCTGGTGCTGGTAGCCCCCAACCGGGTTGACCATCTGGAGCTGCGCGGCGAGCCGCAAAACCGCACCCTCTACGATCGCCACAGCGACGGCACCTGGCAGGTCAAGGCGGTCAATCCTTAA
- a CDS encoding MFS transporter: MKTALARWLSQLLPALDHRMWILAAGRLLSQVGIGFTLFYAPIFFTTQVGLTATQVGLGIGLGSVAGIGGRVLGGSLVDSPTAGRRPTLLGSALVSAAADGVLILAHNFPVFLLGNLLMGFGVGLYWPAAESVAADISTPAQRNEAYALVRLADNIGLGVGVVAGGALISLTGAYRALFAIDGITFLLFFGLIYAAIAETRPADNPARSLLQGWGHALRDNTLMVYALVNVLFTGYLAQIQSTLPLYLNRFAGGGETLGEGTLSLLFTGHVVLAAIAQLPVARWLKRYRPAQGLMMSALLWGLGFGLVWLSGTGQFPLAWGGLALGIMALAMVAYTPIGSTLVVALAPDALRGVYLSVNSMCWAIGYLIGPPVGGWALDRGNAAAHGFWLATMGTVVPALAVLIWLDRRLRRLGRS; encoded by the coding sequence ATGAAGACCGCCTTGGCTCGATGGCTCAGCCAGCTGCTGCCTGCCCTGGATCACCGGATGTGGATTTTGGCGGCGGGACGGCTGCTGTCCCAGGTGGGGATCGGCTTTACGCTGTTCTACGCGCCGATTTTTTTTACCACCCAGGTGGGATTAACGGCGACCCAGGTGGGGCTGGGCATTGGCCTGGGCTCAGTGGCGGGCATTGGGGGGCGGGTGTTGGGTGGGTCGCTGGTGGATTCGCCCACGGCGGGGCGGCGACCCACCCTGCTGGGGTCGGCCCTGGTGTCGGCCGCCGCCGATGGGGTGCTGATTCTGGCCCACAATTTTCCGGTTTTTCTGCTGGGTAACCTGCTGATGGGGTTTGGGGTGGGCCTGTACTGGCCCGCCGCCGAGTCGGTGGCCGCCGACATTAGCACCCCCGCCCAGCGCAACGAGGCCTACGCCCTGGTGCGCCTGGCCGACAACATTGGCCTCGGGGTGGGGGTAGTGGCCGGGGGAGCGCTAATTTCGCTGACCGGGGCCTACCGGGCGCTGTTTGCCATCGACGGCATCACGTTTTTGCTGTTCTTTGGCCTCATCTACGCCGCCATTGCCGAAACTCGCCCCGCCGATAACCCCGCCCGCTCGCTGCTGCAGGGCTGGGGCCATGCCCTGCGGGACAATACCCTAATGGTGTACGCCCTGGTGAACGTACTGTTCACAGGCTACCTGGCCCAGATTCAAAGCACGCTCCCCCTCTACTTAAATCGCTTTGCCGGGGGAGGCGAGACCCTGGGGGAGGGCACCCTGAGCCTGCTGTTTACCGGCCATGTGGTGCTGGCGGCGATCGCGCAGTTGCCGGTGGCCCGCTGGCTCAAGCGCTACCGCCCGGCCCAGGGGCTAATGATGTCGGCGCTGCTGTGGGGGCTGGGGTTTGGGCTGGTGTGGCTATCGGGCACGGGCCAGTTTCCGCTGGCCTGGGGTGGGCTGGCCCTGGGGATTATGGCCCTGGCGATGGTTGCCTACACGCCAATTGGTTCAACGCTGGTGGTGGCCCTCGCCCCCGATGCCCTGCGGGGGGTCTACCTCTCAGTCAACTCGATGTGCTGGGCGATTGGCTATCTGATCGGCCCGCCAGTAGGCGGCTGGGCGCTCGACCGGGGGAACGCCGCCGCCCACGGCTTCTGGTTGGCCACCATGGGCACGGTGGTACCAGCGTTGGCCGTGTTAATCTGGCTCGACCGACGACTGCGCCGCCTGGGGCGCTCCTAA
- a CDS encoding PfkB family carbohydrate kinase, whose protein sequence is MAAGLFVGLITLDCIYRVDHVPSSDEKIVATDSLLVAGGPATNAAIAFAALGNRATVVGALGHHPLAALVRAELATYGIAVVDLTPDLQAPPPLSTILVTAATGDRAVVSRNAVGRQAAPPADLEPLLKGGDIVLIDGHQMAAGAAIARQAQGIPIVVDAGSWKPGFETVLPLATSVIAAAKFRLPDQADTLAALGDLGIAEVALTHGPNPIDICHRGQCDQLPVPAVEVEDTLGAGDIFHGAFCHYRLQTAFADALTQAAEVAAQSCRHFGPRAWIEEFEFSKEGVAEPR, encoded by the coding sequence GTGGCCGCTGGACTTTTTGTGGGGTTGATCACCCTCGACTGCATTTATCGCGTGGACCACGTGCCCAGCAGCGATGAGAAAATTGTCGCCACAGACAGCCTGCTGGTGGCCGGGGGGCCAGCCACCAACGCCGCGATCGCCTTCGCCGCCCTGGGCAACCGCGCCACCGTGGTCGGGGCTCTGGGGCATCACCCCCTGGCGGCGCTGGTTCGCGCGGAGCTGGCCACCTACGGTATTGCGGTGGTCGATCTTACCCCCGATCTGCAAGCGCCGCCGCCCCTGTCCACCATTCTGGTCACCGCCGCCACGGGCGATCGCGCCGTGGTCTCGCGCAATGCCGTGGGTCGCCAGGCCGCACCCCCCGCCGACCTCGAACCCCTGCTCAAGGGCGGAGATATTGTGCTGATCGACGGGCACCAGATGGCCGCCGGGGCCGCGATCGCCCGCCAGGCCCAGGGCATTCCCATTGTCGTCGATGCGGGCAGCTGGAAGCCCGGCTTTGAAACCGTGCTGCCCCTGGCCACCAGCGTCATCGCCGCCGCCAAGTTTCGCCTGCCCGATCAGGCCGATACCCTGGCGGCCCTGGGCGACCTGGGGATTGCTGAAGTCGCCCTGACCCACGGCCCCAACCCGATCGACATTTGCCACCGGGGGCAATGCGACCAGCTCCCGGTGCCTGCCGTAGAGGTCGAGGACACCCTGGGAGCCGGAGACATTTTTCACGGCGCGTTTTGCCACTACCGATTGCAGACTGCTTTCGCAGACGCCCTGACCCAGGCAGCCGAAGTTGCCGCCCAGAGCTGCCGCCACTTCGGCCCCCGCGCCTGGATCGAGGAGTTCGAGTTTTCAAAGGAGGGCGTCGCTGAACCGAGGTGA
- a CDS encoding 3'(2'),5'-bisphosphate nucleotidase, with protein MPYEQEKQTAIAAVIQAAQLCERVRQGLVPQAIEKNDKSPVTIADYGAQAIICKALSAAFPSDPVVGEEDTTDLRQPDAVPVLAAVTEQVQQLVPSATDGDILSWIDHGNGSVGPRYWTLDPIDGTKGFLRGDQYAIALALVVDGDIKVGVLGCPFLSFGGETGLLFVAVRGQGATMVPLAGGDPQPLRVTGEGDRDRFRLVESVESGHGDLNQQGQVAQTVGITTPSLRMDSQAKYAAVAAGQAALYLRLPSPKTPDYREKIWDHAAGVLVVEEAGGKVTDMHGKPLDFASAARFPNNPGVVASNGTIHAAVLKALAE; from the coding sequence ATGCCCTACGAACAGGAAAAACAAACCGCGATCGCCGCCGTGATCCAGGCCGCCCAGCTCTGCGAACGGGTGCGCCAGGGTCTGGTGCCCCAGGCGATCGAGAAAAACGACAAAAGCCCCGTCACCATTGCCGACTACGGTGCTCAGGCGATCATCTGCAAGGCGCTGTCGGCGGCATTTCCAAGCGATCCGGTGGTGGGTGAAGAGGACACCACCGACCTGCGCCAGCCCGATGCCGTCCCCGTTCTTGCCGCTGTCACCGAGCAAGTGCAGCAGCTCGTGCCCAGCGCCACCGACGGCGACATTCTCAGTTGGATCGACCACGGCAACGGCAGCGTTGGCCCCCGCTACTGGACCCTCGACCCCATCGACGGTACCAAGGGCTTTTTGCGCGGCGACCAGTACGCGATCGCCCTCGCCCTGGTCGTCGATGGCGACATCAAAGTGGGGGTGCTGGGCTGCCCTTTCCTGAGTTTCGGCGGTGAAACCGGACTGCTGTTTGTGGCGGTGCGCGGCCAGGGGGCGACGATGGTGCCTCTGGCGGGGGGCGATCCCCAGCCGCTGCGGGTGACGGGGGAGGGCGATCGCGATCGTTTTCGCCTGGTCGAGAGCGTCGAGTCAGGCCACGGCGACCTCAATCAGCAGGGGCAGGTGGCCCAAACCGTCGGCATTACCACCCCCTCCCTGCGCATGGATAGCCAGGCCAAGTATGCCGCCGTTGCCGCCGGACAGGCCGCCCTCTACCTGCGCCTGCCCTCCCCCAAAACCCCCGACTACCGCGAAAAAATCTGGGACCACGCCGCCGGAGTGCTGGTGGTCGAAGAGGCGGGGGGCAAAGTCACTGACATGCACGGCAAGCCGCTAGATTTCGCCAGCGCCGCCCGCTTCCCCAACAATCCCGGCGTGGTAGCCAGCAACGGCACCATCCACGCTGCGGTGCTGAAGGCATTGGCCGAGTAA
- a CDS encoding putative toxin-antitoxin system toxin component, PIN family: protein MPGLASLRIVVDTNVVFEGLTKQGGASGLIIDAWLAGLMVTCVSNALAYEYSDVLSRKLLEERWSRLKPVLGRLLSIAQYTNIYFSWRPTSPDRGDDLVIDCAMNAGAIVVTSNIRDFQSARQSLGLRVLTPVQFVGVLASGENS from the coding sequence ATGCCAGGTTTAGCTTCGCTCCGGATAGTTGTTGATACCAATGTTGTATTTGAAGGTCTGACCAAGCAGGGTGGGGCTTCAGGTCTGATTATCGATGCTTGGTTGGCTGGGCTGATGGTAACTTGTGTCTCCAATGCGCTTGCCTATGAATATAGTGATGTGCTGTCTCGCAAGCTCTTAGAAGAACGGTGGAGTAGACTGAAACCTGTGTTGGGGAGACTTCTGAGTATCGCTCAATACACAAATATTTATTTTTCGTGGCGACCAACATCCCCAGACAGAGGGGATGATCTCGTGATCGATTGTGCGATGAATGCAGGTGCGATCGTGGTTACGTCTAATATTCGGGATTTCCAAAGTGCAAGACAATCGCTTGGGCTGCGAGTTTTAACCCCTGTGCAGTTTGTGGGCGTATTAGCATCAGGAGAAAATTCATGA
- a CDS encoding YlcI/YnfO family protein, with protein sequence MSRLTLRLPETLHQQLAQLAEGEGVSLNQYIVYALTRQAALAPAIQIVPQPEVERQQQAFQALTKQLGQASSAEVESVLAAREQADQEADLSADVIARLKEQIQMGMGKPDRS encoded by the coding sequence ATGAGCCGATTGACCTTACGGTTACCTGAGACTTTGCATCAACAGCTTGCTCAGCTTGCTGAAGGGGAAGGGGTATCGCTGAATCAGTACATTGTCTATGCCTTGACCCGCCAAGCAGCGTTAGCCCCTGCAATTCAGATCGTCCCTCAACCGGAAGTTGAACGACAACAACAGGCATTCCAGGCATTGACAAAGCAGTTAGGGCAAGCTTCGTCTGCTGAGGTTGAGTCTGTGTTAGCGGCGCGTGAGCAAGCTGATCAAGAAGCAGATCTGAGTGCAGATGTCATTGCGCGTCTCAAGGAACAAATTCAGATGGGCATGGGTAAACCAGATCGGAGTTAG